One genomic window of bacterium includes the following:
- a CDS encoding IS110 family transposase has translation MTEERVVVIGGVDCHKHTHHACTIDEQGRRLADQEFRATRAGYRELLAWLRGQGTVRAVGVESTGGYGAGLTRSLCRTGVKVIEVNRPHAQLRQRRGKSDSIDAEGAARSVLAGEARQIPKDTTGIVESIRLLKTAHNSAVKARSMALCLLGELLVTAPTELRESMRCSTLKGQATVCARLRPALDHLDDPTQATKLALRSVARRILALKKEIAEIDAQLEALIRSAAPRTTSLLGVGTQHAAELLTTLGQDCDRIHSEAAFAHLCAAAPVPASSGLTQRHRLSYQGNRQANRSLHMIAVVRLRYCSRTRAYAKRRRSEGLSNKEIIRCLKRYIARQLYRELRADLGALAT, from the coding sequence ATGACAGAGGAACGAGTCGTTGTCATCGGAGGCGTCGACTGCCACAAGCACACGCACCATGCGTGCACCATCGATGAGCAGGGCCGCCGGCTGGCAGATCAGGAGTTTCGAGCCACTCGCGCCGGGTATCGGGAGCTCCTCGCCTGGCTTAGAGGCCAGGGGACTGTGCGCGCTGTTGGGGTCGAGTCAACCGGTGGCTATGGTGCAGGCCTGACCCGGAGTCTGTGCCGGACCGGCGTGAAGGTGATCGAGGTCAACCGGCCTCACGCCCAACTTCGTCAGCGGCGGGGCAAATCCGATTCGATAGACGCCGAGGGGGCTGCCCGCAGTGTCTTGGCCGGGGAAGCCAGGCAGATCCCCAAAGACACCACCGGGATCGTCGAATCCATCCGGCTACTCAAGACGGCTCACAACAGCGCCGTGAAGGCTCGCTCCATGGCCCTGTGCCTGCTGGGTGAACTCCTCGTCACGGCACCCACCGAGCTCCGGGAGTCAATGCGTTGCAGCACGCTCAAAGGCCAAGCGACTGTCTGCGCTCGGCTCCGGCCCGCGCTCGATCATCTCGACGACCCCACCCAGGCGACCAAGCTGGCCCTGCGCAGCGTTGCGCGACGGATTCTCGCCCTCAAGAAGGAGATCGCAGAAATCGACGCTCAGCTCGAGGCTCTCATCCGCAGCGCTGCACCCCGAACCACCTCGCTGCTTGGTGTCGGTACACAGCACGCCGCGGAGCTGCTGACGACTCTGGGTCAAGACTGCGACCGCATTCACTCTGAAGCCGCCTTCGCACACCTGTGCGCAGCAGCACCTGTGCCTGCCTCCTCGGGTCTGACTCAAAGGCATCGTCTTAGCTATCAAGGGAATCGACAGGCGAACCGTTCCCTGCACATGATCGCCGTCGTCCGACTCCGCTACTGCTCTCGAACCCGCGCCTATGCCAAGAGACGCCGGTCCGAAGGCCTCTCCAACAAGGAGATCATCCGCTGCCTCAAGCGCTACATCGCCCGCCAGCTCTATCGCGAGCTGCGAGCCGACCTCGGCGCACTTGCCACTTGA